From Thermoplasmata archaeon, the proteins below share one genomic window:
- a CDS encoding GHMP kinase, translating to MMIRSKAPLRISFGGGGTDVSPYIEERGGCVLSSTINKFAYATLVPVETPGISVQSLDYDIVVKYDTDRDLVFNGELDLVKAVIRRFMTEEDLKHRGVKMFIHSDAPPGSGLGSSSTMAVALIGVLKHWKRIPMTDYEVAELAYEIERKDLKIPGGKQDQYAAAFGGFNFIEFLKDATIVNPLKIERETLNELEYRCLLCYTGRTRLSGNILNTQIKNYSEKKPDVVEALDETKRLAIEMKKALLTSKLDDFGELMHEAWMHKRKFASGITNQSIDALYEVARKNGAIGGKLLGAGGGGYILFICKFDKKHIVAKELENLGGKVIDFSFEFKGLQTWSVYQY from the coding sequence ATGATGATACGAAGCAAGGCACCATTGAGGATAAGTTTCGGTGGCGGTGGAACAGATGTCTCTCCATACATTGAAGAACGAGGTGGTTGTGTTTTGAGCAGCACAATCAATAAATTTGCGTACGCTACCCTTGTTCCAGTTGAGACACCAGGCATTTCTGTTCAGTCGCTTGACTATGATATTGTTGTGAAGTATGATACAGATAGAGACCTTGTTTTCAATGGAGAACTGGACCTTGTGAAAGCAGTAATCAGGCGGTTTATGACTGAGGAGGACCTGAAACACAGGGGCGTGAAGATGTTCATCCACAGCGATGCACCACCTGGTTCTGGCCTTGGCTCATCTTCCACAATGGCTGTGGCTCTCATAGGGGTTCTGAAACACTGGAAAAGAATTCCTATGACTGATTATGAGGTAGCAGAACTAGCATACGAAATCGAACGCAAGGACCTGAAAATCCCAGGCGGAAAACAGGACCAGTATGCAGCAGCTTTTGGTGGCTTCAACTTCATCGAGTTCCTGAAGGACGCCACTATAGTTAATCCCCTGAAGATTGAACGTGAAACCCTGAACGAGTTGGAATATAGATGCTTACTTTGCTATACTGGGAGAACACGGCTTTCAGGCAACATTTTGAACACCCAGATAAAGAATTACTCAGAAAAAAAGCCAGATGTAGTTGAGGCACTAGACGAAACCAAGCGTTTGGCAATCGAGATGAAAAAAGCCCTGCTCACCTCAAAACTTGATGATTTTGGGGAGCTAATGCACGAGGCCTGGATGCACAAGAGGAAATTTGCAAGTGGGATTACAAACCAGTCAATAGATGCACTCTATGAAGTGGCAAGAAAAAACGGTGCAATAGGTGGTAAGCTGCTTGGTGCTGGTGGTGGTGGTTACATCCTGTTCATCTGTAAATTTGACAAGAAACATATCGTTGCAAAAGAGCTGGAAAACCTGGGAGGCAAGGTGATAGATTTCAGTTTTGAATTTAAAGGTTTGCAGACATGGAGCGTCTATCAA